One Methylosarcina fibrata AML-C10 DNA segment encodes these proteins:
- a CDS encoding YihY/virulence factor BrkB family protein: MLRETDSGSTSATDSGSPYFGFLSNGNPYLTRFLGWMRTLVREMTEGELNTRAMALVYTTLLSLVPLLAVSFSVSKAFGFHNALRPFLVEVLAPLGEKGLDLTDKIVGFVENVQVGVLGSVGIVFLIYSAVSLLEIIKDSFNRIWRTRETRTWLHRVSNYLSVLLIGPVLVFSALGIMASMETNEWIQQIITVKPLGTLYYLLGVFIPYALIVFAFTFVYMFMPSTDVRFTSALIGGVLGGLGWKIAGWVFATFVTESENYNAIYSGFAIVILFMFWLYVSWLTLLIGGVISFYHQHSGYLRFGGQAPELSHQQQEYMGFYLMYLIGKAYYEGKTAWSVNALAEALALPVEIVLKSLTRLEQNGLLVALHSEPESFLPARALETLRLQEIYQAMREPKGSHEKMTGNIQFPGKVRELLVKMEQSACAILDDLTLRDWVLDHRASSSQKNEQAG; encoded by the coding sequence ATGTTAAGAGAAACAGATTCTGGAAGCACTTCGGCTACGGACTCCGGCTCCCCGTATTTCGGCTTTCTTTCGAACGGGAATCCTTATCTGACGCGTTTTCTCGGTTGGATGCGCACTCTGGTCCGTGAAATGACCGAAGGAGAACTGAATACTCGAGCAATGGCTCTGGTTTATACCACGCTGCTTTCCCTGGTGCCGCTTCTCGCCGTCAGTTTTTCGGTCTCCAAGGCTTTCGGATTTCACAACGCGCTCAGACCTTTCCTGGTGGAAGTTCTGGCTCCATTGGGAGAAAAAGGGCTGGATTTAACCGACAAAATTGTCGGGTTTGTCGAAAACGTACAGGTCGGGGTGCTGGGCTCGGTAGGCATCGTGTTTTTGATCTACTCGGCGGTGTCTTTGCTGGAAATCATCAAGGACAGTTTCAATCGGATTTGGAGAACAAGAGAGACCAGAACGTGGCTGCACCGCGTCAGCAATTATTTGAGCGTTCTCTTGATCGGGCCGGTTCTGGTATTTTCGGCGTTGGGCATTATGGCTTCCATGGAGACCAACGAATGGATTCAGCAAATCATCACAGTAAAGCCGCTAGGCACGCTGTACTACCTGCTCGGCGTGTTCATTCCCTACGCCTTGATCGTGTTCGCATTTACCTTTGTCTACATGTTCATGCCCAGCACGGACGTCCGGTTCACCTCGGCCTTGATCGGAGGCGTACTCGGGGGGCTGGGCTGGAAAATCGCAGGTTGGGTATTCGCCACCTTTGTGACCGAATCCGAAAATTACAACGCGATTTATTCGGGCTTCGCCATCGTCATACTTTTTATGTTCTGGCTCTACGTCAGTTGGCTTACTCTGCTGATAGGAGGCGTTATCTCGTTTTATCACCAGCACTCGGGTTATCTTCGATTTGGCGGACAAGCTCCGGAATTGAGCCATCAACAACAGGAATACATGGGATTCTATCTGATGTACCTGATCGGGAAGGCTTACTACGAAGGCAAAACGGCCTGGAGCGTGAATGCTCTGGCAGAGGCCCTGGCTTTGCCTGTGGAGATTGTGCTGAAGTCCCTGACAAGACTGGAACAAAACGGGCTATTGGTGGCTCTGCATTCCGAGCCGGAGTCTTTTCTCCCGGCGCGGGCTCTTGAGACCCTTCGCCTTCAGGAAATTTATCAGGCGATGCGGGAGCCGAAGGGAAGTCATGAGAAGATGACGGGAAATATCCAATTTCCCGGCAAGGTCAGGGAGTTATTGGTCAAGATGGAACAGTCGGCCTGTGCTATTCTGGACGATCTCACCTTGCGCGATTGGGTGCTTGATCACCGGGCATCATCTTCTCAAAAGAATGAACAAGCCGGTTGA
- a CDS encoding response regulator transcription factor translates to MIDVFVIDNENTIARFINPDKAAVTVYENEIRALNAVESLKPSIIIVNYNIHKSATMELVALLFRASLQSKIVLIAPKLSDDEILNYLAVGTKGYLQTEEVEKFINKLIKVITDGEAWISRRLVSKLIARLHRQKMLITV, encoded by the coding sequence ATGATAGACGTTTTTGTAATCGATAATGAAAATACCATAGCTCGCTTTATAAATCCGGACAAAGCCGCGGTAACCGTTTATGAAAATGAAATTCGCGCCTTGAATGCCGTCGAAAGTTTAAAGCCCTCCATTATCATCGTTAATTACAATATTCACAAATCGGCCACCATGGAGCTGGTTGCCTTACTGTTCAGAGCCAGTTTACAAAGCAAAATTGTTCTCATCGCGCCCAAACTCAGCGATGATGAAATTCTGAATTATTTGGCGGTCGGCACCAAAGGTTATCTTCAAACCGAAGAGGTGGAAAAATTCATCAATAAACTGATTAAAGTCATAACCGACGGAGAAGCCTGGATTTCGAGGCGCCTGGTCTCGAAATTGATAGCCCGGCTGCATCGTCAAAAAATGTTGATTACGGTTTGA